The genomic window CCGAGCCCCTTGATCAGGTGAAACACGCGGGTCGGCTCAGTGCTCATGCGCCTCCACGAGTCGCGCGTAGAGATCCTCGAACGCCGCCGCCGTGCGGGCCATGCTGAAGCGCTCCTGCACCAGCCGTCGTGCCGCGGCTCCCATGGCGGCACGCCGCGGCTCGTCGTCGAGCAGGGCGTTCACCGCCGAAATGAAGGCGTTGCGATCACCGGGCGGAACGATCAGGCCCGTGCTCCCCTGTTCGATTGCTTCGCGCGTGCCGCCGACGTCGACCGCTACGGAGGGTACGGCCTGCGCGCCTGCCTCGAGCACAACGCCGGGCAGCCCCTCGATCAGGCTGGGCAGCACGAACACGTCCGCCGCCGCAACCAGCTCCGCTGCATCGCGCTGCAGCCCGAGCAGGTGCACGCGGTGCTGCAGTCCGAGCTGCGCCACCTGCGCTGCGACGCCGGCCCGTCCTGCACCGTCGCCCATCAGCACCAGGTGTGCACCGGGTCTCGCCTCGCTGATCTCCCGGAAGGTGTCCACGAGCCACGAGTGATTCTTTTCCGGGCTGAAGTTGCCCACGTGCGCGAGCACCGACGCGTCGGCCGGAATCGGCGCGAGCCGCATCAGCCGCATGCGCGCGCCACCACGATCGACGGTCTCCGGCACGTGGATGCCGCGGTGCATCACGGACTGGCGCTCGGCCGGCACGCGGTACGTCACGATGAAATCCCGAACGCACTCGTCGCTGACCGAGCTGACGTAATCGAGCGAGCGAGCCAGCCAGCGACCCCATGCGCGATGGGCCGGCCCGCGGATCCATTCGCTCGCAACGCTGATGTTCCGGTACACGAGCGGGACCCGCTGCCGCGACACCAGCTTGCTCAGCGCGCTGTACTTGAGCGTCTGGGAGCCGTTCGCCTGGACGACATGCGGCTGGAACTGCTTCGTGTACGCCTGGAGCGCGTGCACCCGCCGCAGGTTCAGCTTTCCGTTTGCCGGCATCGGCAGGTCGGCGGCCGCGGCGCGCACGGGTGTGATCGACTCGGATGGTGCAGGCAACAGCCCCAGGACCAGCACTTCGTGTCCACGCGCGACCAGCGCGTCCGAGAGCTGCGTTGCGAACACCTCCGCGCCGCGCCATTGCCGCATGGTCACGACCTGCAGGATGCGCATCAGCCGCGCCCCACATCGACAGCGACGGGATCACGGCCGTGTGTCACCGGTGCGGTGCTGCGGAGACGGGATCGCACCTGCTCGGCGACCTGCACCGGACTCAGGGCGGATGTGTCCACTCCAAGAAGTGCGGGTGCATCGCGGCCGGCCAGCAGGGCATCGATGATGCGCGCCCGGCTCTCGCGGCCGCGCTGGATCTTGAGCATCGCAGACTGCAGCTCGCGGTGCAGCAGCGGATGACGCGTCGCACGCGTCT from Longimicrobiales bacterium includes these protein-coding regions:
- a CDS encoding glycosyltransferase; its protein translation is MRILQVVTMRQWRGAEVFATQLSDALVARGHEVLVLGLLPAPSESITPVRAAAADLPMPANGKLNLRRVHALQAYTKQFQPHVVQANGSQTLKYSALSKLVSRQRVPLVYRNISVASEWIRGPAHRAWGRWLARSLDYVSSVSDECVRDFIVTYRVPAERQSVMHRGIHVPETVDRGGARMRLMRLAPIPADASVLAHVGNFSPEKNHSWLVDTFREISEARPGAHLVLMGDGAGRAGVAAQVAQLGLQHRVHLLGLQRDAAELVAAADVFVLPSLIEGLPGVVLEAGAQAVPSVAVDVGGTREAIEQGSTGLIVPPGDRNAFISAVNALLDDEPRRAAMGAAARRLVQERFSMARTAAAFEDLYARLVEAHEH